A genome region from Christensenella minuta includes the following:
- a CDS encoding type II secretion system F family protein produces MSQFRYTARDAQGKTVKGILTADGIPSFYASLREQGLYCLSYSEDADAQQARRRLHKMKTRELIVFCRKMGTMMESGLSMTGAFEVLYQTAETPAIRELYLSVYESIQRGMSLSQAMRLEGQSFPPFLTNMIESGETSGNLDSILLTLAGHYENENKLMHKIKSATIYPTILLVVSVGVIILLFTFVLPNMMTMFQNAEIPPITEFVMSVSGFMVNYWMWIILAIAAAAVLFLNSARMPSFRYVLDRMKLRIPITGKMNRTVYSARFARSMSILYASGIPLITSLRLSSNVLGNLYIDRLFTSLMQDVSMGESLSSAIERANVFDRLLPSMVRIGEESGSLDRILASISDYYNTESENAINRMISILEPVMLIVLAVIITIVLAAVMLPIYSMYSSML; encoded by the coding sequence TTGAGTCAGTTTCGATATACCGCCCGCGACGCTCAGGGCAAAACAGTAAAGGGCATCCTTACGGCGGACGGCATCCCGTCCTTTTACGCTTCCCTTCGCGAGCAGGGGCTTTATTGCCTTTCCTACAGCGAGGACGCGGACGCGCAGCAGGCGCGGCGGCGCCTCCACAAGATGAAAACCAGGGAGCTTATCGTTTTCTGCCGGAAAATGGGCACGATGATGGAATCCGGGCTGAGCATGACGGGGGCTTTCGAGGTGCTCTACCAGACGGCGGAGACGCCCGCAATCCGCGAATTATACCTTTCCGTCTATGAAAGCATCCAGAGGGGGATGTCCCTCTCGCAGGCGATGCGGCTCGAGGGGCAGTCTTTCCCGCCTTTCCTTACCAACATGATCGAATCCGGTGAAACGAGCGGCAACCTCGATTCCATTCTTTTGACGCTTGCGGGCCACTATGAAAATGAGAACAAGCTGATGCATAAGATCAAATCGGCAACGATCTATCCGACGATTTTGCTTGTCGTTTCGGTGGGTGTGATTATCCTGCTCTTTACTTTTGTGCTTCCGAATATGATGACCATGTTCCAGAATGCTGAAATCCCCCCGATTACAGAGTTTGTCATGAGTGTGAGCGGTTTCATGGTGAATTACTGGATGTGGATCATCCTCGCGATCGCTGCGGCCGCCGTTTTGTTTTTGAATTCCGCGCGTATGCCCTCCTTCCGTTACGTGCTCGACCGTATGAAGCTGCGCATACCCATTACGGGGAAAATGAACCGCACCGTATATTCCGCGCGTTTTGCGCGTTCTATGTCGATCCTGTATGCGAGCGGCATCCCGCTGATTACATCGCTGCGGCTGTCCTCGAACGTCCTCGGCAACCTGTATATCGACCGGCTGTTTACTTCGCTGATGCAGGACGTCAGCATGGGCGAATCCCTTTCGTCGGCCATCGAACGGGCGAACGTATTCGACCGGCTGCTTCCTTCCATGGTGCGTATCGGGGAGGAATCGGGCAGCCTTGACCGTATCCTTGCCAGTATTTCGGATTACTATAACACGGAATCCGAAAACGCCATCAACCGGATGATTTCTATTTTGGAGCCGGTGATGCTGATCGTGCTGGCTGTTATTATAACGATTGTGCTGGCAGCTGTGATGCTGCCTATATATTCGATGTATTCGAGCATGCTGTAG
- a CDS encoding type II secretion system protein — MVLTKGKSKLAFTLVELVVTIAIIGVLAGILIPSIFGYIKMAKMEGLNNNARTVFLAAQNYLTGWTGDGNDAAALDPDGAPVDLKKILPEVPQKEMDENGGNIRHLALARMDSDGEKRQSRLYQLLSGYISDQLLLEKSILLEYNAKTGQVRSAFVSEEPFLDYAGEDGDPTNVNDRREDALWEKEQGYYGVDYTGSLPERVEDQTLSVRIVNSGGMLGVECDIADYLNAKENTQYEFRVFSLEDPKKGYTFTFDPNAVTDRASAGGTVWAVTYNNAKTAIEKADPARPMVYKTEVDPDGTGHIVWILDVFSEWNAYNSTRDMGIANCYPDLPVGMLDAQVTARAADTGGELAVKQSGNMEHSYFAGQEKGADGSLTYTLRDARQLNNVRYMTNEKGYITGAFKQIGDISMRAFFDQTGDRVLAEGARVTIAPLGIFAGTYSAEDAKAAVGEDGNYKITELMAASVSGQAGLFEENRGSVQNLTVEGAQVGTETVPVRTAGGVIAGTNANVGVLQNCNVSGSVTGGASVGGLAGVNNGKIIGCKSGVFPAPGTANAVQYTYKNTYFYTEKVLRNQKPVEIEKELPCVLSSGQAREKGAAVGGVTGTNAGTVSQCINISQIENHSENGRAGGLVGLNAGGVLKESYNAGRVVAEGDGGSVGGAAGENGARIENCYNTGRINLKDGGKNDPGDDIPLANGMIGGVAGRNTQDGQLADCYAINYIGYNEWQENTVAGGIVGRDETTDPDFITNCSFIPGENLTNALGVSILGARGELRAVYRPEDLADYYTDEPWRRDDPSVADTFYYRYPYLYGLKSEQATPWEQITPAVPALMARMQNGELLTAEWTNGASALQKGISVELLDESGHVLDTIGDISLPALRGITSVREALQNPLTGNSGREYPVFYEDDTYKIVLDGILMDDLQNTIENHFRDRQGIGVRVTYPGEETVVSNLENPLYAGTADEGNQIANARHLYNVRYRSGENFVQTGNIGLHNFDGSEAVIPPIGELTGSYDGGGYSISQLLVAAKTGDAGLFAQVGETAAVRDLALESGAVMGRGNVGGIAGVNYGTVSGCTVKPGVSVAGSAGSAGEQKNIGGVAGLNAGSAAGADRRPVTPADNYLHAENGAWQGSKDKRILYTAGGALPAQFNELYLAFQTLDLTETNTPPGWEKRPDQLGVAVTIEDTVYPLYRRSAGRITALTVADLQGMGEKAAQGYYIRCYLTYDGAGWALEADGLTDQPGYSAYSGEIIGCINEASLAQTADTANAGDSLGGVAGANESIIRDCVSGTVPAAPSMTLQEVLANATRYTAVNAETVGGVTGGNTGEITGCVNAAQVSSAAGSLAGGIAGSSVNLVDRCYNAGTVQMTGASGSVGGVLGKNTGTVTNCYNTGRVNVESVKKSSVTLADGNIGGVIGRNGESAAVNACYNIGYVGDAAGSGSAGGVIGLNKNTSPSAARVQNIYTLAEAALNKNAVGAGTVSGVQDEPVTKDALIAARIGTAFTADAVPVSGTYLYPYPYLRGASAAQRTPWEDTTLSDGLKGSGTYGDPYQVWSADDLQLVEQYDSKTNDAYFQQMEDIDMLGVGYRPIASFKGHFDGAGHIISNLTPLIGTLEGGSGDPGRYAGGLMLRSNGNVRNVCLVNPQIVLSYREPKDAWGNINQLYLGGIVGMTSGRVENCMVIGGSITAVIERDAFDVTAYLGGAVGYNTGGAVDYCGCTADIILVNQGTKLKGSYLGGLSGRSYGSGVSHSYFAGTLGSVETSVLKGGIAGLNEGAVNSCVILEGSAQQAAGSGNAASPVEFCSGRTMASNSILGILGGGVWHFVPESGYPYPLSVDVTAVLPAASFNTLPAEEPSARETAPSPSGGAEPSSQETAEPELSPSLQPELDAAKSSAGSEQTGGEAA; from the coding sequence GTGGTTTTAACGAAAGGAAAAAGCAAACTGGCTTTTACGCTGGTAGAACTCGTTGTCACCATTGCGATTATCGGAGTGCTGGCGGGAATATTGATCCCGTCGATTTTTGGTTACATCAAAATGGCCAAAATGGAAGGGCTCAATAACAACGCCCGTACGGTTTTTCTGGCGGCGCAGAACTACCTGACAGGCTGGACGGGCGACGGGAACGACGCGGCGGCGCTTGATCCGGATGGAGCGCCGGTAGACCTTAAAAAGATACTGCCGGAAGTCCCGCAAAAAGAAATGGACGAAAACGGCGGCAATATCAGACACCTCGCGCTCGCGCGCATGGATTCAGATGGGGAAAAACGGCAAAGCAGGCTCTACCAGCTCCTCTCCGGTTACATTTCAGATCAGCTCTTATTGGAAAAATCGATCCTCCTCGAGTATAACGCGAAGACGGGGCAGGTGCGCTCCGCGTTTGTTTCGGAAGAACCGTTTTTAGACTACGCCGGGGAGGACGGCGATCCGACGAATGTGAACGACCGCAGGGAGGATGCCCTGTGGGAAAAAGAGCAGGGATATTACGGGGTGGATTATACGGGCAGCCTGCCCGAACGCGTGGAAGACCAGACTCTTTCCGTACGTATCGTGAACAGCGGCGGCATGCTGGGCGTGGAGTGCGACATTGCGGATTATTTGAACGCAAAGGAAAACACCCAATACGAATTCCGCGTATTTTCCTTGGAGGACCCGAAAAAAGGATATACGTTCACCTTCGACCCCAACGCGGTCACCGACCGGGCGTCCGCCGGTGGAACGGTATGGGCGGTCACGTACAACAACGCAAAAACCGCGATCGAAAAAGCGGATCCTGCCAGGCCCATGGTCTATAAAACGGAGGTGGACCCGGACGGGACCGGGCACATCGTATGGATTCTCGATGTGTTCAGTGAATGGAACGCTTATAATTCCACGCGGGACATGGGCATAGCGAATTGCTATCCCGACCTTCCGGTCGGCATGCTCGATGCGCAGGTTACGGCACGGGCGGCGGATACGGGCGGCGAGCTTGCCGTAAAGCAGTCCGGGAATATGGAGCACAGCTATTTTGCCGGGCAGGAAAAGGGGGCGGACGGAAGCCTTACCTATACGCTCCGTGACGCGCGGCAGTTAAACAATGTGCGCTATATGACCAACGAAAAAGGGTATATCACAGGCGCCTTCAAACAGATCGGCGATATCAGTATGCGGGCGTTTTTCGATCAAACGGGCGACCGGGTCCTGGCCGAGGGAGCGCGGGTCACCATTGCGCCGCTGGGCATATTTGCCGGAACCTACAGCGCGGAGGACGCAAAGGCTGCGGTGGGAGAAGACGGAAACTATAAAATAACCGAGCTCATGGCCGCGTCCGTGTCCGGACAGGCCGGGCTGTTTGAGGAAAACCGGGGAAGCGTTCAAAACCTCACGGTCGAGGGCGCGCAGGTGGGAACGGAAACCGTTCCCGTGAGGACTGCGGGCGGCGTCATTGCGGGAACGAACGCAAACGTGGGCGTACTCCAAAACTGCAATGTCTCGGGAAGCGTCACGGGCGGGGCGTCGGTAGGCGGCCTCGCGGGCGTGAACAACGGGAAGATCATTGGCTGCAAGAGCGGCGTATTCCCCGCGCCCGGGACGGCGAACGCCGTACAGTATACCTATAAAAATACTTATTTCTACACGGAAAAAGTGCTTCGGAACCAGAAACCGGTCGAGATCGAAAAGGAATTGCCGTGCGTGCTTTCTTCCGGGCAAGCCCGTGAAAAGGGTGCCGCTGTCGGCGGCGTTACGGGCACGAATGCGGGAACAGTCTCTCAGTGCATCAATATTTCACAAATAGAGAACCACTCGGAAAACGGACGGGCGGGGGGCCTTGTGGGTCTTAATGCCGGAGGCGTGCTCAAGGAGAGCTATAATGCGGGCCGGGTCGTTGCGGAAGGAGACGGCGGCAGCGTTGGCGGCGCCGCAGGAGAAAACGGCGCGCGCATTGAAAACTGCTATAACACAGGACGGATCAATCTAAAGGACGGCGGCAAAAATGATCCCGGGGACGACATCCCGCTTGCAAACGGCATGATCGGCGGCGTAGCCGGCCGCAATACGCAGGACGGGCAGCTTGCGGACTGCTATGCGATCAACTATATCGGCTATAACGAGTGGCAGGAAAACACTGTTGCGGGCGGTATCGTCGGACGCGACGAAACAACGGACCCTGATTTTATCACCAACTGCAGTTTTATTCCCGGTGAAAACCTGACGAATGCGCTCGGCGTTTCCATCCTTGGCGCGCGCGGAGAACTGCGGGCCGTCTACCGGCCGGAAGACCTTGCGGACTACTATACGGATGAGCCGTGGCGCAGGGACGACCCTTCCGTCGCGGATACTTTTTACTACAGGTATCCGTATTTATACGGCCTCAAAAGCGAGCAGGCCACTCCGTGGGAACAGATTACGCCGGCAGTACCAGCGCTCATGGCGCGTATGCAAAACGGCGAACTGCTGACGGCGGAATGGACCAATGGGGCCTCTGCCCTGCAAAAGGGAATTTCCGTGGAATTACTGGATGAAAGCGGCCATGTGCTCGACACCATCGGGGATATCAGCCTGCCTGCGCTGCGCGGTATAACATCCGTGCGCGAAGCCCTGCAAAATCCTCTGACCGGGAATTCAGGCAGGGAGTACCCCGTTTTTTACGAAGACGATACTTATAAAATTGTGTTGGACGGCATTTTGATGGACGATCTGCAAAACACGATCGAAAATCATTTCCGTGACCGGCAAGGCATTGGCGTGCGCGTGACCTATCCGGGAGAAGAAACAGTTGTTTCCAACCTGGAAAATCCGCTGTACGCGGGGACGGCGGATGAGGGAAATCAGATCGCGAATGCGCGGCATCTATATAATGTACGCTACCGCAGCGGCGAAAATTTTGTGCAGACGGGAAATATCGGACTGCATAATTTCGACGGCAGCGAAGCGGTGATCCCGCCTATAGGCGAACTCACGGGCAGCTATGACGGCGGGGGTTATTCCATTTCCCAATTGCTGGTCGCCGCAAAAACCGGCGACGCGGGCTTGTTTGCGCAGGTCGGCGAGACGGCAGCGGTCAGGGACCTTGCTTTAGAATCGGGTGCGGTCATGGGCCGCGGAAACGTCGGCGGCATTGCCGGCGTGAACTATGGGACGGTAAGCGGCTGTACGGTCAAGCCGGGCGTAAGCGTTGCGGGCAGTGCCGGCAGCGCGGGAGAACAAAAGAATATCGGCGGCGTCGCCGGGCTGAACGCCGGGTCCGCTGCCGGTGCGGACAGGCGTCCCGTAACGCCTGCCGATAATTACCTGCATGCCGAAAACGGCGCATGGCAGGGCAGCAAAGATAAACGGATTCTGTATACGGCCGGCGGCGCGCTGCCGGCTCAGTTCAACGAACTCTATCTTGCGTTCCAAACGCTTGACCTGACGGAAACGAATACGCCGCCTGGCTGGGAAAAAAGGCCGGACCAGCTGGGCGTCGCGGTGACGATAGAAGACACGGTCTATCCGCTGTACCGGCGCAGTGCGGGGAGAATAACCGCCCTTACGGTGGCGGACCTCCAGGGCATGGGTGAAAAAGCGGCGCAGGGATATTATATCCGCTGCTATTTGACCTACGACGGTGCCGGATGGGCGCTGGAAGCGGACGGGCTGACCGACCAGCCCGGTTATTCCGCATATTCAGGCGAAATCATCGGTTGCATCAACGAAGCGTCCCTCGCGCAGACGGCGGACACAGCGAATGCGGGAGACAGTCTCGGCGGTGTCGCTGGGGCCAACGAAAGCATCATCCGGGACTGTGTGAGCGGTACGGTTCCAGCGGCGCCTTCCATGACGCTGCAGGAGGTCCTTGCCAACGCGACGCGCTATACCGCGGTAAACGCAGAGACGGTGGGCGGCGTTACGGGCGGCAATACGGGCGAAATCACCGGATGCGTCAATGCGGCGCAGGTTTCTTCGGCTGCAGGCAGTCTCGCGGGCGGGATCGCGGGCAGCAGCGTAAACCTAGTCGACCGGTGCTACAACGCCGGGACCGTGCAAATGACGGGGGCCAGCGGCAGCGTAGGCGGCGTTTTAGGAAAAAACACCGGTACGGTTACCAATTGCTATAATACGGGCCGCGTCAATGTGGAAAGCGTGAAAAAGTCCTCCGTAACGCTTGCGGACGGCAATATCGGCGGCGTTATCGGCCGAAACGGGGAAAGTGCCGCAGTGAATGCGTGCTATAACATCGGCTATGTAGGCGACGCAGCGGGCAGCGGCTCGGCGGGCGGCGTCATCGGCCTCAATAAAAATACGTCGCCGTCCGCTGCGCGGGTGCAGAATATCTACACGCTCGCGGAAGCGGCGCTCAATAAAAACGCCGTCGGCGCCGGAACGGTAAGCGGCGTACAGGATGAGCCGGTCACGAAGGATGCGCTCATTGCGGCACGTATCGGGACGGCGTTTACCGCGGATGCCGTCCCTGTGTCCGGCACCTATCTGTACCCGTATCCTTATCTGCGCGGCGCTTCCGCTGCGCAGCGCACCCCGTGGGAAGATACGACGCTGTCCGACGGCCTGAAGGGTTCGGGCACCTATGGCGATCCATACCAGGTTTGGAGCGCGGACGACCTGCAGCTCGTCGAACAGTACGACAGCAAAACAAACGACGCTTATTTCCAGCAAATGGAGGATATCGATATGCTGGGTGTAGGCTATCGGCCGATCGCCAGCTTCAAGGGTCATTTCGACGGGGCGGGACACATTATTTCAAACCTTACGCCGCTTATCGGAACGCTGGAAGGCGGCTCGGGAGATCCGGGGCGTTACGCGGGTGGGCTTATGCTCCGGTCCAATGGAAATGTCAGGAATGTCTGCCTGGTCAATCCGCAAATTGTGCTTTCCTACCGTGAGCCAAAGGATGCGTGGGGAAATATAAACCAGTTATATTTGGGCGGAATTGTGGGCATGACAAGCGGCCGGGTGGAAAACTGTATGGTGATCGGCGGTTCAATTACCGCGGTGATCGAAAGAGATGCTTTCGATGTGACCGCTTATCTGGGCGGCGCGGTAGGATATAACACGGGCGGGGCGGTTGATTATTGCGGCTGTACGGCGGATATTATACTGGTAAACCAGGGCACGAAACTGAAAGGATCTTATCTGGGCGGTCTTTCCGGACGCAGCTATGGAAGCGGCGTGAGCCACTCCTATTTTGCGGGTACGCTCGGGAGCGTCGAAACATCCGTCCTTAAAGGAGGCATTGCGGGGCTCAATGAAGGTGCGGTTAATTCCTGCGTAATTCTCGAGGGCAGCGCACAGCAGGCGGCAGGATCGGGCAATGCGGCTTCACCGGTGGAATTTTGCAGCGGACGTACTATGGCTTCAAATAGTATCCTCGGCATTCTGGGCGGCGGCGTGTGGCATTTTGTCCCGGAAAGCGGGTATCCGTATCCGCTTTCCGTCGATGTCACGGCGGTTCTGCCCGCGGCGTCCTTCAATACGCTTCCGGCAGAGGAGCCCTCGGCCCGGGAAACGGCCCCCAGCCCGTCAGGAGGCGCGGAGCCTTCGTCCCAAGAGACGGCGGAGCCGGAACTGTCTCCGTCCTTGCAGCCGGAACTGGATGCGGCAAAAAGCAGTGCCGGATCGGAACAGACGGGCGGTGAGGCGGCATGA
- a CDS encoding pilus assembly PilX N-terminal domain-containing protein — protein sequence MNGKRRAKEGASMIIALILLIVFLVIGTSVLTAASASVGRAAALREEKQLYYFARSVASTFTEGMTDLWGTVWGPVNKMLEADREGEKTEYSYHCTVSVQNLSQDGVPDDFLSEDGTRLNMEPVALTAEGVRFDENGTLYSVGKLTAAFHVQYKSRDYQLVAEYTYQKPEDGDAETGWTLVKYGRP from the coding sequence ATGAACGGGAAGCGCAGGGCAAAAGAAGGGGCGTCGATGATTATCGCCCTGATCCTGCTGATCGTTTTCTTGGTGATCGGCACGTCCGTGCTCACAGCCGCGTCGGCGTCGGTCGGCAGAGCTGCGGCGCTGCGGGAGGAAAAGCAGCTTTATTATTTCGCGCGGTCGGTTGCCTCCACCTTCACGGAAGGAATGACGGACCTGTGGGGCACCGTATGGGGCCCCGTCAATAAAATGCTCGAAGCCGACCGGGAAGGGGAAAAGACGGAATACAGCTACCATTGCACGGTTTCCGTGCAAAACCTGTCGCAGGACGGCGTGCCCGACGATTTTTTGTCGGAAGACGGTACCCGGCTCAATATGGAGCCGGTCGCACTGACCGCGGAGGGTGTCCGCTTTGACGAAAACGGGACGCTGTATTCGGTCGGGAAACTGACCGCGGCGTTCCATGTGCAATATAAAAGCCGGGACTATCAGCTTGTCGCGGAGTATACTTATCAAAAACCGGAGGATGGAGATGCGGAAACGGGCTGGACGCTTGTCAAATACGGCAGGCCGTAA
- a CDS encoding PulJ/GspJ family protein: MRRRNLLRKLKKGFTLVEMVIAIAVFAVFSAGTAAVLVPVLNVYSGAVQLSDAQLVAANILDAVQNELVYARPDREPEISEDGSLIEFNGVYPNTRITSAPAGETPGYLYIARSAQANFVPCYDERYYRSDTVEVFFAKAGESHALTVTVTVKDRNGRAVYTAKQSVTPLAWVS, translated from the coding sequence ATGAGACGCAGGAACCTGTTACGGAAACTGAAGAAAGGCTTCACACTGGTCGAAATGGTGATCGCGATCGCTGTATTTGCGGTTTTTTCCGCCGGAACGGCGGCTGTTTTGGTGCCGGTGCTGAATGTTTACAGCGGCGCGGTCCAACTGTCCGACGCGCAGCTTGTCGCCGCCAACATACTTGATGCGGTGCAAAACGAGCTTGTTTATGCGCGTCCGGATCGGGAACCCGAAATTTCGGAGGACGGTTCGCTGATCGAGTTTAACGGCGTTTATCCAAACACGAGGATTACGTCGGCTCCCGCGGGGGAGACGCCGGGTTACCTGTATATTGCGCGCAGTGCGCAGGCAAACTTCGTGCCCTGCTATGACGAGCGCTATTACCGCAGCGACACCGTAGAGGTGTTTTTTGCCAAAGCCGGGGAATCCCATGCCCTTACGGTCACGGTCACGGTGAAAGACAGGAACGGCCGCGCGGTCTATACGGCGAAGCAAAGCGTCACGCCGCTTGCTTGGGTTTCCTGA
- a CDS encoding glutamine--tRNA ligase/YqeY domain fusion protein — MAENESKNFIEEIVGRDLADGKVDRVVTRFPPEPNGYLHLGHAKSICLNFGLAEKFGGKCNLRFDDTNPAREDVEYINAIKRDIEWLGFEWAAEAYGSDYFGFMYECAERLIEKGLAYVDDLTPEEMRAYRGTLTEPGRESPYRGRTPEENMDLFRRMKAGEFEDGTKVLRAKIDMSSPNLNMRDPAIYRIVKAPHHRTGEKWVIYPMYDFAHPLEDACEGVTHSVCTMEFEDHRPLYDWFIENCECKNVPHQYEFARLNLTHTVMSKRYLKKLVDDGVVYGWDDPRMPTLSGVRRRGYTPAAIRDFCERIGVAKAVSEVDVRLLEHCVREDLNAHAPRVMGVLRPLKLTIENYPEGKTELLAAEDLPGGESTHEVPFSKHLFIEQDDFLEVKPNNKYFRLYVGGEVRLKNAYIIKCERVVKDADGSIAEVVCTYDETTKSGGENSGRKVKGTLHWVERDTAVKAQVRLLDYLFTESADGTCVANPDSLTVLDGAVIEPHIRTAEKGSRFQFMRQGYFCIDTKDTADGKLVFNQIVSLKDSFAKTMKK; from the coding sequence ATGGCGGAAAACGAGTCAAAGAATTTTATCGAAGAGATTGTTGGGCGAGATCTTGCAGACGGAAAAGTGGATCGTGTTGTAACGCGGTTCCCACCCGAGCCGAACGGCTACCTGCATCTTGGCCACGCGAAATCCATCTGCCTCAATTTCGGGCTGGCGGAAAAGTTCGGCGGAAAGTGCAACCTGCGCTTTGACGATACCAATCCCGCCCGTGAAGATGTAGAATATATAAACGCCATCAAACGGGATATTGAATGGTTGGGTTTTGAATGGGCGGCCGAAGCCTATGGCTCGGATTATTTCGGATTCATGTATGAATGTGCGGAGCGCCTGATCGAAAAGGGGCTTGCCTATGTGGACGACCTCACGCCGGAGGAAATGCGTGCATACCGCGGCACGCTCACGGAGCCGGGGAGGGAAAGCCCATACCGTGGAAGGACGCCCGAAGAGAATATGGACCTGTTCCGCCGTATGAAAGCGGGCGAATTTGAAGACGGCACAAAGGTGCTGCGCGCGAAGATCGACATGAGTTCCCCAAACCTTAACATGCGTGACCCCGCCATTTACCGCATCGTAAAAGCGCCTCATCACCGTACGGGCGAAAAGTGGGTCATCTATCCGATGTACGATTTTGCGCATCCGCTCGAGGATGCCTGTGAGGGCGTGACGCATTCGGTGTGCACGATGGAATTTGAAGACCACCGCCCGCTGTACGACTGGTTCATAGAAAACTGCGAGTGTAAGAACGTTCCGCACCAGTATGAGTTCGCGCGTCTCAACCTGACGCATACGGTTATGAGCAAACGGTACCTGAAAAAGCTGGTCGACGACGGCGTGGTCTACGGATGGGACGACCCGCGTATGCCCACGCTTTCCGGCGTGCGCCGCAGGGGATATACGCCCGCCGCGATCCGCGATTTCTGCGAACGTATCGGCGTTGCCAAGGCAGTATCCGAGGTAGACGTGCGCCTGCTCGAGCATTGCGTGCGCGAAGACCTCAACGCCCATGCGCCCCGCGTAATGGGGGTGCTCCGGCCTCTTAAGCTCACAATAGAAAACTATCCTGAGGGAAAAACGGAGCTGCTGGCGGCGGAAGACCTGCCGGGCGGGGAAAGCACTCATGAAGTGCCGTTCTCGAAGCACCTTTTTATCGAGCAGGACGATTTCCTCGAGGTAAAGCCCAACAATAAATATTTCCGTCTGTATGTGGGTGGCGAAGTACGCCTCAAGAATGCCTATATCATCAAGTGCGAACGTGTGGTGAAGGACGCAGACGGCAGCATCGCGGAAGTGGTCTGCACCTACGACGAAACAACGAAATCCGGCGGCGAGAACAGCGGACGGAAGGTCAAAGGCACGCTGCATTGGGTGGAGCGCGATACTGCGGTAAAGGCACAGGTGCGGCTGCTGGATTATCTGTTCACCGAGTCCGCAGACGGTACGTGCGTGGCGAACCCTGACTCGCTGACCGTCCTCGACGGCGCGGTGATCGAGCCGCATATCAGGACTGCGGAAAAGGGCAGCCGCTTCCAGTTCATGCGGCAGGGCTATTTCTGCATCGATACAAAAGATACGGCGGACGGCAAACTGGTATTCAACCAGATCGTGAGCCTGAAGGACAGCTTTGCCAAAACAATGAAAAAGTAA